The following proteins come from a genomic window of Malus sylvestris chromosome 4, drMalSylv7.2, whole genome shotgun sequence:
- the LOC126617610 gene encoding protein TPX2-like isoform X2, producing MEMEDDMEVEEVFMAQEADVDYEFDAARYFDFTREETPAEARRAELWFESAKSYPPSPVVTRLMLGPEILLENVNTSPKCDVENANDGDCDIGVGTESCVMDVNSRDEGMNRGTFGNLQKVLNQPNGAGTGLTFNSHLTGDKLKGQSNASVKPSFPRSSTLMKPTASQLAKQNLKPQNGGSRFQMLHVQNNEKSLCSSSGVESQAPKRQKLDGGHLRKVTDAKQQTNFVHKVPKKDETFDKTTAHPKLRLTIPREPDFETAHRAHRIRPNNGSMLEQVTSTHRKFKARPLNRKIFEAPSLPLPTRSTPKLPEFQEFHLKTMERAMQNASAVSSSSHYLNDHDKGLEKPSISTVAENRKGESRRPNTVECPKQDGNAGMQTFKARPLNKKIFSSKGNIGVFWNSKRETTVPMEFNFQTDRRVQQFPPTELFSKLSLTTELQPNNGSRVKLSQPTSLFKKDSKENRSTVFQQEHKIKEKPSLFGGKQAQDGCTTDVDKKLRMRLGVR from the exons ATGGAAATGGAGGACGATATGGAGGTTGAGGAAGTGTTTATGGCGCAGGAAGCGGACGTTGACTACGAGTTCGATGCAGCTCGGTACTTTGACTTCACTAGGGAGGAGACTCCGGCTGAGGCTCGCCGCGCCGAGCTCTGGTTCGAGTCCGCCAAGAGCTACCCGCCGTCTC CTGTTGTGACAAGGTTAATGCTTGGACCGGAAATCCTCCTGGAAAACGTAAACACCTCCCCAAAATGTGATGTGGAGAATGCAAATGATGGAGATTGTGATATCGGTGTGGGCACAGAATCATGTGTAATGGATGTAAACAGCCGGG ATGAAGGAATGAATAGAGGGACCTTTGGAAATTTACAAAAAGTTCTAAATCAACCGAATGGAGCTGGTACAG GACTGACATTCAACAGTCACCTAACCGGTGATAAGCTTAAAGGTCAGAGTAATGCTTCTGTGAAGCCATCTTTCCCCAGGAGCTCAACTTTGATGAAGCCCACAGCAAGTCAGCTCGCTAAGCAAAATCTGAAGCCTCAAAATGGTGGTTCCAG ATTCCAAATGCTGCATGTTCAAAACAATGAGAAGAGCTTGTGTAGTTCTTCTGGGGTTGAAAGTCAAGCTCCCAAGAGACAGAAGCTAGATGGAGGACACTTGCGTAAG GTTACTGATGCAAAGCAGCAAACTAATTTTGTCCACAAGGTACCTAAAAAG GATGAAACTTTCGACAAAACTACTGCACACCCTAAGTTGAGACTTACCATTCCAAGAGAGCCTGACTTTGAAACGGCACATAGGGCACACAGGATTAG GCCTAACAATGGATCTATGTTAGAACAAGTGACATCAACTCATCGAAAATTCAAAGCTCGTCCATTGAACCGAAAA ATTTTCGAGGCTCCTTCATTGCCACTTCCAACAAGGAGCACTCCAAAGTTGCCGGAATTTCAA GAATTTCACCTGAAGACAATGGAAAGGGCTATGCAAAATGCATCGGCTGTTTCATCATCCTCACATTATCTCAATGATCATGATAAG GGTTTGGAAAAACCTAGCATTTCTACCGTTGCGGAAAACAGAAAAGGAGAATCCAGAAG ACCAAATACAGTGGAATGTCCTAAGCAGGATGGAAATGCAGGAATGCAAACATTTAAAGCTCGTCCTCTTAACAAAAAG ATATTTTCTAGCAAAGGGAATATTGGTGTTTTCTGGAATAGCAAGCGAGAAACCACTGTACCAATG GAATTTAATTTTCAGACAGACAGAAGAGTACAGCAATTTCCGCCAACTGAACTTTTTAGTAAG CTCTCTTTAACCACTGAGCTCCAGCCGAATAATGGATCACGGGTGAAACTATCCCAGCCTACATCTTTGTTTAAGAAG GACTCAAAAGAAAATAGATCAACTGTTTTCCAACAAGAACATAAG ATAAAAGAAAAACCTTCTCTGT
- the LOC126617610 gene encoding protein TPX2-like isoform X3, which yields MEMEDDMEVEEVFMAQEADVDYEFDAARYFDFTREETPAEARRAELWFESAKSYPPSPVVTRLMLGPEILLENVNTSPKCDVENANDGDCDIGVGTESCVMDVNSRDEGMNRGTFGNLQKVLNQPNGAGTGLTFNSHLTGDKLKGQSNASVKPSFPRSSTLMKPTASQLAKQNLKPQNGGSRFQMLHVQNNEKSLCSSSGVESQAPKRQKLDGGHLRKVTDAKQQTNFVHKDETFDKTTAHPKLRLTIPREPDFETAHRAHRIRPNNGSMLEQVTSTHRKFKARPLNRKIFEAPSLPLPTRSTPKLPEFQEFHLKTMERAMQNASAVSSSSHYLNDHDKGLEKPSISTVAENRKGESRRPNTVECPKQDGNAGMQTFKARPLNKKIFSSKGNIGVFWNSKRETTVPMEFNFQTDRRVQQFPPTELFSKLSLTTELQPNNGSRVKLSQPTSLFKKDSKENRSTVFQQEHKIKEKPSLFGGKQAQDGCTTDVDKKLRMSRLGVR from the exons ATGGAAATGGAGGACGATATGGAGGTTGAGGAAGTGTTTATGGCGCAGGAAGCGGACGTTGACTACGAGTTCGATGCAGCTCGGTACTTTGACTTCACTAGGGAGGAGACTCCGGCTGAGGCTCGCCGCGCCGAGCTCTGGTTCGAGTCCGCCAAGAGCTACCCGCCGTCTC CTGTTGTGACAAGGTTAATGCTTGGACCGGAAATCCTCCTGGAAAACGTAAACACCTCCCCAAAATGTGATGTGGAGAATGCAAATGATGGAGATTGTGATATCGGTGTGGGCACAGAATCATGTGTAATGGATGTAAACAGCCGGG ATGAAGGAATGAATAGAGGGACCTTTGGAAATTTACAAAAAGTTCTAAATCAACCGAATGGAGCTGGTACAG GACTGACATTCAACAGTCACCTAACCGGTGATAAGCTTAAAGGTCAGAGTAATGCTTCTGTGAAGCCATCTTTCCCCAGGAGCTCAACTTTGATGAAGCCCACAGCAAGTCAGCTCGCTAAGCAAAATCTGAAGCCTCAAAATGGTGGTTCCAG ATTCCAAATGCTGCATGTTCAAAACAATGAGAAGAGCTTGTGTAGTTCTTCTGGGGTTGAAAGTCAAGCTCCCAAGAGACAGAAGCTAGATGGAGGACACTTGCGTAAG GTTACTGATGCAAAGCAGCAAACTAATTTTGTCCACAAG GATGAAACTTTCGACAAAACTACTGCACACCCTAAGTTGAGACTTACCATTCCAAGAGAGCCTGACTTTGAAACGGCACATAGGGCACACAGGATTAG GCCTAACAATGGATCTATGTTAGAACAAGTGACATCAACTCATCGAAAATTCAAAGCTCGTCCATTGAACCGAAAA ATTTTCGAGGCTCCTTCATTGCCACTTCCAACAAGGAGCACTCCAAAGTTGCCGGAATTTCAA GAATTTCACCTGAAGACAATGGAAAGGGCTATGCAAAATGCATCGGCTGTTTCATCATCCTCACATTATCTCAATGATCATGATAAG GGTTTGGAAAAACCTAGCATTTCTACCGTTGCGGAAAACAGAAAAGGAGAATCCAGAAG ACCAAATACAGTGGAATGTCCTAAGCAGGATGGAAATGCAGGAATGCAAACATTTAAAGCTCGTCCTCTTAACAAAAAG ATATTTTCTAGCAAAGGGAATATTGGTGTTTTCTGGAATAGCAAGCGAGAAACCACTGTACCAATG GAATTTAATTTTCAGACAGACAGAAGAGTACAGCAATTTCCGCCAACTGAACTTTTTAGTAAG CTCTCTTTAACCACTGAGCTCCAGCCGAATAATGGATCACGGGTGAAACTATCCCAGCCTACATCTTTGTTTAAGAAG GACTCAAAAGAAAATAGATCAACTGTTTTCCAACAAGAACATAAG ATAAAAGAAAAACCTTCTCTGT
- the LOC126617610 gene encoding protein TPX2-like isoform X1, with protein MEMEDDMEVEEVFMAQEADVDYEFDAARYFDFTREETPAEARRAELWFESAKSYPPSPVVTRLMLGPEILLENVNTSPKCDVENANDGDCDIGVGTESCVMDVNSRDEGMNRGTFGNLQKVLNQPNGAGTGLTFNSHLTGDKLKGQSNASVKPSFPRSSTLMKPTASQLAKQNLKPQNGGSRFQMLHVQNNEKSLCSSSGVESQAPKRQKLDGGHLRKVTDAKQQTNFVHKVPKKDETFDKTTAHPKLRLTIPREPDFETAHRAHRIRPNNGSMLEQVTSTHRKFKARPLNRKIFEAPSLPLPTRSTPKLPEFQEFHLKTMERAMQNASAVSSSSHYLNDHDKGLEKPSISTVAENRKGESRRPNTVECPKQDGNAGMQTFKARPLNKKIFSSKGNIGVFWNSKRETTVPMEFNFQTDRRVQQFPPTELFSKLSLTTELQPNNGSRVKLSQPTSLFKKDSKENRSTVFQQEHKIKEKPSLFGGKQAQDGCTTDVDKKLRMSRLGVR; from the exons ATGGAAATGGAGGACGATATGGAGGTTGAGGAAGTGTTTATGGCGCAGGAAGCGGACGTTGACTACGAGTTCGATGCAGCTCGGTACTTTGACTTCACTAGGGAGGAGACTCCGGCTGAGGCTCGCCGCGCCGAGCTCTGGTTCGAGTCCGCCAAGAGCTACCCGCCGTCTC CTGTTGTGACAAGGTTAATGCTTGGACCGGAAATCCTCCTGGAAAACGTAAACACCTCCCCAAAATGTGATGTGGAGAATGCAAATGATGGAGATTGTGATATCGGTGTGGGCACAGAATCATGTGTAATGGATGTAAACAGCCGGG ATGAAGGAATGAATAGAGGGACCTTTGGAAATTTACAAAAAGTTCTAAATCAACCGAATGGAGCTGGTACAG GACTGACATTCAACAGTCACCTAACCGGTGATAAGCTTAAAGGTCAGAGTAATGCTTCTGTGAAGCCATCTTTCCCCAGGAGCTCAACTTTGATGAAGCCCACAGCAAGTCAGCTCGCTAAGCAAAATCTGAAGCCTCAAAATGGTGGTTCCAG ATTCCAAATGCTGCATGTTCAAAACAATGAGAAGAGCTTGTGTAGTTCTTCTGGGGTTGAAAGTCAAGCTCCCAAGAGACAGAAGCTAGATGGAGGACACTTGCGTAAG GTTACTGATGCAAAGCAGCAAACTAATTTTGTCCACAAGGTACCTAAAAAG GATGAAACTTTCGACAAAACTACTGCACACCCTAAGTTGAGACTTACCATTCCAAGAGAGCCTGACTTTGAAACGGCACATAGGGCACACAGGATTAG GCCTAACAATGGATCTATGTTAGAACAAGTGACATCAACTCATCGAAAATTCAAAGCTCGTCCATTGAACCGAAAA ATTTTCGAGGCTCCTTCATTGCCACTTCCAACAAGGAGCACTCCAAAGTTGCCGGAATTTCAA GAATTTCACCTGAAGACAATGGAAAGGGCTATGCAAAATGCATCGGCTGTTTCATCATCCTCACATTATCTCAATGATCATGATAAG GGTTTGGAAAAACCTAGCATTTCTACCGTTGCGGAAAACAGAAAAGGAGAATCCAGAAG ACCAAATACAGTGGAATGTCCTAAGCAGGATGGAAATGCAGGAATGCAAACATTTAAAGCTCGTCCTCTTAACAAAAAG ATATTTTCTAGCAAAGGGAATATTGGTGTTTTCTGGAATAGCAAGCGAGAAACCACTGTACCAATG GAATTTAATTTTCAGACAGACAGAAGAGTACAGCAATTTCCGCCAACTGAACTTTTTAGTAAG CTCTCTTTAACCACTGAGCTCCAGCCGAATAATGGATCACGGGTGAAACTATCCCAGCCTACATCTTTGTTTAAGAAG GACTCAAAAGAAAATAGATCAACTGTTTTCCAACAAGAACATAAG ATAAAAGAAAAACCTTCTCTGT